TTGCTTAATGGGATATTTTCTTAGCTACTAATCTTCTTGCAGTTGTGATCTCTGAGAAAATCAAGCAAAACTTGGCTGTTGCATCTAGGACATCTAGGGTTACTACTATCCAAAGATATGATGATGTACATGATGCAATTAGGGCAACCAACGACCACCATTGGTTTAgcctctcctcctccacctccagctTCTTCCGAACATAACGATGAAGATGGGCTCTCAGTTGGCAAAGACGAATCCAATATATTTAGTTTCAAATCAAGTTCAAGAGTGCTCGCAGCTTCTTGTTGATTCATGTTTCTTGCCTTCCAAGAAGAGTACGTTTGTTGATATATATTCTATAGGGATCTGAATAAGGAACACAACAAAATTCGAACAGGAGGTTGCGTTAGAAAACCTTtgaatcaaaaacaaaaacagtagaattgatgttaaaaataaaaaacagaaacaaaaacaggAGAATTGACCAATCGAATTACCTAATTATCTACAGATCTAGTGAAGATGACAATAACAATATTTCAACAGATAAATTTGGATCTTGGTTCAAAGTTAGCTTACCTTGGTGAAGACTGgttttgttcttgttcttgagaGTTAAAGAAGAAAGTTTGACGTCTTCATGTTATGGCTGGCTGTTATATAGACACACAAGATGAGAGCAGGTCTCATTGATTGTGTATTAATTTATTAGTAATTTagttttatcttctttttttaacacCGTAATTTAGTTTTATCTAACTTTCAAAATAAGCTCCTAAGAAAAGTACTGATAGCAACGAGATATTTGAACAATAATATGATTTTGAggataaaatatacaaaatattgagTATGTTGCTTTGGCTTTGGAATTGCATTTACTACCAAAtacagtataacatctttaaattaataattgataaattaatatacactaaaaaattctataaattaatataattttatagtcctaattaagtttttggttcaattagtatatcgataaattaataatctccataaattaataaaaaattatagttttggtgtagtcccaatattattaatttatagaggtttcacggtACTATTTGATATCTTCCCAATTTTGATcatgaaaattcaaaatcaaattgagagaaagagagagtggaGACCATTTATTCCGAGCTTGTAAGGTAATAATGTCTTAACAATAACAAATGTAGAGATGATGATACTATAAGATATTATCATGGCATGAGAACTGAAGAGGAAAATTGTTTCGATGACTAGTATTCGCAATAATAttctaaatcattttttattttttttttttttttttttttttttgtcactgaataTTTCATTAGAAaactaagaagaagaaatgagCCCAAAACGATGGCCCAAATCATGATGTCCGTTACAAAGGGAAATGAGCTTGAAAAGCTTTTTGCGGAAAACATAAACATGATAAAAGGAAATTGTTGCAAAACCAGAGGAGATCGAACGGATGTCTTTCACAGTTCCGATGATTTCTTTTGACTGGAGATTGCCGGTGATAGCTCTCATGAGCGTTAATCTGTCGGAGAGAACCTTGAGTGTAGAAAACTCCAAGGTTAGCGCCTTGTAGAGTGCCGATCGAAACGTGATGGCCTCTGGAATAAGGATATAAAGCCCTATTTGACTTGATTTGGCACTGAAACATATATGAACCGCTTTGAAACCACTTAAGCTTACCGAATCTTCGGCGAGCATAATGTTTGCTGAGAAGGACAGTGAGACGGTCGAGGCTTGAAAGCATGGACTAGGTGAATCCAATAGTGATAAGGTGGCCACATTCACGACAATGACAATATAATGGAGCTTGACGAGGACTTCTAAGGCATTAACAAAAGCTGAATTACGACAAAGGCTTTTAGCTCCAGCATTACCGTGATGGCGCCATAAAGTTTTGACGGAACTAAAGCCCTGTTGCCAGTCGTCGGAAAAGCTCGGAGTGAAAC
This genomic window from Raphanus sativus cultivar WK10039 unplaced genomic scaffold, ASM80110v3 Scaffold0358, whole genome shotgun sequence contains:
- the LOC130501969 gene encoding protein salt-induced and EIN3/EIL1-dependent 1-like, which translates into the protein MNQQEAASTLELDLKLNILDSSLPTESPSSSLCSEEAGGGGGEAKPMVVVGCPNCIMYIIISLDSSNPRCPRCNSQVLLDFLRDHNCKKISS